In Flavobacterium hankyongi, the genomic window GTGTTTCAGAAATTCCCATTGCATATGCACCATTAATTGTAGCAGCATTCACAGCTTCTTCAGGAGTCATTTTCATTTTGATACAGGCAGTTGCTACCACAAAATTCATGTTTCCTGATGGAGTAGTACCAGGATTATAATCGGTTGCTAATGCTAATGGCAATCCTGCTTCAATCATCTTGCGGGCAGGTGTATAAGGAATACTGATGAAGTAAGAACAACTTGGTAATGCTACTGGCATTGTTTTGCTGTTTTTTAAAACTTCAATGTCTTCATCGGTAACAATTTCTAAATGATCTACTGAAAGGGCTTCGTGTTTTACACAAGCTTTTATACCTTCTATTGCAGTAAACTGATTTACGTGAATTTTAGGAGTTAATCCATACTTTTTTCCTGCAATCATAATCTTTTCTGTTTCTTCTACAGAAAAATAGCCAGTTTCAAGGAAAGCGTCGATATAATCTGCTAGATTTTCTTCCGCTATTTTAGGAAGCATTTCATTAATTATTAAGTCAATATAAGCTGAATGATTTTCTTTAAACTCAGTAGGGAAGGCGTGAGCTCCTAAAAATGTAGATTTAATCTTGATTGGATAGTTTTGAGCCAAGCGTTTTATAACACGCAACATTTTTAATTCTCCTTCAACAGTTAATCCATAGCCCGATTTTATTTCTACAGCTCCTGTTCCTTGTTTCATTATTTCTTCAAGTCTGGCTTTTGATTCATCATAAATTATATCTTCTGAGGCCTCATTAACTCTTTTTGCCGAATTTAAAATACCACCACCACGATTTGCTATTTCTTCATAACTCAATCCGTTTATCCTATCAACAAACTCTTGAACTCTATTTCCAGAATAAACTATATGGGTATGACTGTCACACCAAGTAGGTAAAACTACTCTTCCAGAAGCATTAATAACTTTATCAAAATTTTCATTTGGACATTTGTCCATTAATCCAAAATCTTGAATTAAATTATTTTCAATAACCAAATAAGCATTTTCAAGTTTAGGTAAAATTTTCATTTCTTGTCCACTCACTTTCAACACGTTTTCTTCTCTAACTTGTAATAACTCTTTTATGTTAATAATTAATGTCTTCATGGCTCAATATTTCTGTAAAAATAAGATACTTTTTTCTTTTCATAAGCTGATTTTTATTAATCGGTATTTTTTAAAAATTTAACTTTTTAAGTAAAAAAATAAATCAAAAAAATACTTTTTTTGATTTAAAATTTAATATAATTTGTTAAATTTGAGATGATTAAATAATTTTATTTTTAATTTGTTAAGCTATAAATGATTTGAAAACAATAAAATATAGAGTTAAATATATATTATAAAAAGAGGTTAGTTATATTAATTCAAAAAAGCTGTTGAAATTTAGTTTTAACAGCTTTTTTTATTTGCAGGAAGTTTCGTAATATTACTTATAAATACAATACTTGTGCGAAAAATAAAATACAAAAAGGGACGTAAAGTTCAGCCTACTTTTTTAGAGTATACTGGTCATCATAAAGATATAAAAACAGAAATGCAATTGTTTGTATATAATAATGATGAGTTAACAGAATGTGAGAATTTAAAGTGTCGTGATATGTTAAACTCGATTGATTTGACTAAAATTAATTGGTTAAACATACATGGACTTAATGATATGAATATTATTAAAGAAATTGGTGATTTTTTTAAAGTAGATAATTTCATGTTAGGTGATATTTTAAACACCATAAAGAGAACAAAGGTTGAAGAATATCATGATACTTTGTTTTTTAATATTAAATCGTTGCTACCAAGTAATGAGTCATTGCAATTGAATGTAGAGCAAATTAGTTTTTTGCTTAAAGATGGTGTTTTGGTGTCTTTTCAAGAAAAGAGAAGTGATTTTTTTACTCATATAAGAGAGAGAATTAGAACACATTCTGGTATTGTACGAACCAAAAAGGCTGATTATTTGCTTTATATTTTGCTCGATGCAATAATGGAAAATTTTTATATTACCATTGAAAATGAAGAAAATATAGTTGACGAATTATTGAATCTTTCAAAAATTGATATTAACCCAAGAACAATTGAAAAGATAGAAAAACATAAAGACAATTACAGCTTTTTGAAGAGAGCTATTATTCCGCTTCGAGATTCATTACATACCATCACAAGTATTAAAGATGATAATGTTTTTAATGCAATTGAGCCAGAGAATTATAGTTTCTTTACGCGATTATACCAAAAAAGTCTTGAATTGCTTGAACAAATTGAAGACGATATGGCAACGCTAGATAGTGCTACGCATTTCT contains:
- the corA gene encoding magnesium/cobalt transporter CorA, coding for MRKIKYKKGRKVQPTFLEYTGHHKDIKTEMQLFVYNNDELTECENLKCRDMLNSIDLTKINWLNIHGLNDMNIIKEIGDFFKVDNFMLGDILNTIKRTKVEEYHDTLFFNIKSLLPSNESLQLNVEQISFLLKDGVLVSFQEKRSDFFTHIRERIRTHSGIVRTKKADYLLYILLDAIMENFYITIENEENIVDELLNLSKIDINPRTIEKIEKHKDNYSFLKRAIIPLRDSLHTITSIKDDNVFNAIEPENYSFFTRLYQKSLELLEQIEDDMATLDSATHFFFSAQSHKMNEIMKTLTIVSAIFIPLTFIAGVYGMNFENMPELKAENGYFITVAIMFMITIGMIIYFKLRKWF
- the hutI gene encoding imidazolonepropionase, which encodes MKTLIINIKELLQVREENVLKVSGQEMKILPKLENAYLVIENNLIQDFGLMDKCPNENFDKVINASGRVVLPTWCDSHTHIVYSGNRVQEFVDRINGLSYEEIANRGGGILNSAKRVNEASEDIIYDESKARLEEIMKQGTGAVEIKSGYGLTVEGELKMLRVIKRLAQNYPIKIKSTFLGAHAFPTEFKENHSAYIDLIINEMLPKIAEENLADYIDAFLETGYFSVEETEKIMIAGKKYGLTPKIHVNQFTAIEGIKACVKHEALSVDHLEIVTDEDIEVLKNSKTMPVALPSCSYFISIPYTPARKMIEAGLPLALATDYNPGTTPSGNMNFVVATACIKMKMTPEEAVNAATINGAYAMGISETHGSITKGKSANLIITKPIVSYYQLPYEFGSNLIENVIIEGKII